CCTTGCGGCCCTGGTGCTTTCGGGACTGCGTCGACCGCATGGTCGCCGCTGACGCACGCGCAACCCGGAACGGCACGGTATCTGGCCTGTTCGGGGCGCCTTTCGTGCCGGGAGGACGCCCAGGGCACCGCCCGCGTGCCGACCTACCGCCGCCGGTTGGCCTTTCGCGCACCGACCAGCAGGGCGAAAATCAGGATGATGCCGCCGACGATCAGCAGGGTTCTGGTACTGACACGTCGGTCTTCCGCAGGGGGCGCGGCAGAGTATCCGCCCCCTCTCGCGGGTGGTGCGGCGAGGGCGATGTCGGTCTGCGTGGACTGGACGGTGGCCTCGTGCAGGTTGCCGATCGATGTGCCGCGGGGGAGCGCGAAGCTGTAGTCGAGCAGGCGGGCTGCCTGTTCCCACGGGCGCAGCGGGAGCACATCGGCCTTCAGCAAAGTGACGGCGAGCCTGCGGCCGTCACGCTGGGCGGCGGCGACGAACGTCTGTCTGGCGTCGTCGGTGAACCCGGTCTTGCCGCCGAGGGCGCCCTCATAGTTGTAGAGCAGGTGGTTGTCGTTGCCGATGAGGAAGCCGGGGTGGTCGATATCGCCGGGAATCCTCGGGTCCGCGGGATAGCCGGGGAAGTCGACCTGCTCGGTGTGGATCAGCTCGGCGAACAGCGGAATCGTCATGGCCTCGCTAAACAGCAGGGCCAGGTCGTAGGCTGAAGTGCTCATGCCGGGGCCATCCAGGCCGGAGGGACTTGCCGCGCGAGTGTCCAAGGCACGCAACGACTTCGCCACTTCGTTCATCTTCGCGACGGTGGCCGCGTCGCCGCCGAGCTGGGCGGCGATCGCGTGCGCCGCGTCGTTGCCGGAGGCCATGATCAGCGCGTGCAGCAGCTGCCGATTGGTGTAGAGCCCGCCGGAACCGATACCGACCTTGGTGCCGTCGACGTCGGCGTCCGCTTGTGTGCCGACCACCACTTTGTCCAGATCCAGCGTCCGCAATGCCACCGTGGCGAGCAGCACCTTGATCGTGCTGGCAGGCCGGTAGCGTCCGTGCGGGTCCTTCGCCGCCAGCACCTCGCCGGTGTCCAGGTCGGACACGAGCCAGGCCGCCGCCGAAATGTCCTGTGGCACCGGTGGCGCGCCTTGTGGCAGCACCACGCCGCAGTCGCCGAGTCGGGCGCCGCCGACCGGGGGCGTGGGGACCGGCAGCGGCGTCGGTGTCGGCTGTCCGGGCGCGGGCACCTCGGATTCGTCGATCGGCGCGGGCGGCTGCGTCTTCTGCGGGCAGTCGTCGGTGTTCGGGGTGGCGAACGGCGTGGTCGTCGTGCTCGGCGCGGCGAGTGAGGGCGTGGTCACCGCCCCGATCGCGGCGACGGCCAGCACAGCGCCGGCGCAGAGCGTGGCGCGGCGACGGAACTCCCTGATCTTCATCGGCAGTGAGCCTAGCGAGCGATCGGCATGGGGGGCGAAGGCGAGCCGGATTACGGCTAGCGTATTGACATCGACTACTAAATGAAAGTTACTATCAAAAAGTTCTAACTTTCATTTACGGAGGCATTTATGAAGACCGACTCGACCCGCCGCTGGCTTGCGCTCGGCGCGCTGGCGGTGGCGATGCTCACCATTGGGCTCGATGTCACCGTGCTGACCGTGGCGCTGCCCACGCTCGCCGTCGACCTGAACGCGAATACCTCCGCGCTGCAGTGGTTCAGCAGCGCGTACACGCTGGCGCTGGCCGCCGTGATGTTGCCCGCCGGCGCGCTCGGCGACCGCTACGGCCGCAAGAAGTTCCTGCTTGCCGCGCTGCTTCTGTTCGGAGTCGCGTCCATCGCCTGCACCGTGTCCACCTCGGCTGGTCAGCTCATCGCAGCGCGTGTCGTGCTCGGGATCGCGGCGGCGGCCATGATGCCGCTGTCGATGTCGGTGCTGCCCGCGATGTTCCCCGAGCCGGTCGAACGGCAGCGCGCGCTCACCATATGGATCACCTCGACCGCGATGGGACTGCCGCTCGGCCCGATCGTGGGCGGCTGGCTGCTGCGCAACTTCTGGTGGGGCTCGGTGTTCTTGATCAACGTGCCGATGGTGGTGATCGGCGCGGTCGCCGTCGCCGTACTGGTGCCGGAATCACGTAGCACCCACCGGTTCCGCATCGATCTGCCCGGCGCCGTGCTGTCGGCAGCAGGCATGCTCGGACTCACGTATGGCTTCATTCGAATCGGCGAGGAAGGGTGGGGCGACGGCCTCGCCTGGGCCACCGTCCTGGCCGGAGCGCTGCTGCTCGGCGCGTTCGGAGCGTGGCAGCGCAGGACCACACAGCCACTGGTCGAGATCGCGCTCTTCGCTACCGACGGATTCCGGTGGGGCACGGCATTTTCCATCATGGTGAACTTCGCCATGTTCGGTATGTTCTTCGCCGTTCCGCAGTACTTCCAGGCGGTGCTCGGCGTGGACGCGCTCGGCAGCGGGCTGCGGCTGCTTCCGCTGATCGGCGGATTGCTGGTCGGCAGCAGGCTCGTGGACCGGGTGCTGCCGAAGCTCGGCGTCCGCGTGGTGCTCACCGCGGGGTTCGCGCTCCTCGCGGGTTCGCTCGCGCTCGGCGCGTTGACCACTGTCGACAGCGGATACGGGCGCACCGCGCTGTGGATCACGCTGCTCGGCGCCGGAATGGGTCTGGTGCTGCCCGCGGCCATGGGCCTGGCGATGGGCGAGCTGACCGCGGAGCGCTCCGGGTCCGGGTCCGCGCTGCTGCAGGCGCTGCGCCAGGCCGGCGGCACCATCGGCGTCGCGGTGCTCGGCAGCGTCTTGTCCACCCGATACCGGTCGGAATTGGATGAGCTGAATCGCGATCCGATCGCCGATGGCGTCAATGCCGGCGTCGCGACCGCCCACAAGCTCGGCGATCCGTCGGTGCTGCACCAGGTGCAGAACGCATTCATCGGCGGTATGGGTGCGATGCTGTGGGCCTGTGCCGCACTTTGTCTGCTCTCGGCTGCGGTAGCCGCGGCGTTCGTCCGCGCGAAGCGACCCGTCGAGGTGGCCGAGCCTGGTACGGCAGAATCGATTCATGTCGGTTGAGCTACCCGCGAACGGGACGGCGCAGGGCCTGCGCGAGCGGAAGAAGGAGCGGACCCGACGGACGATTCGCCTGGAGGCGTTCCGGCTGTTCCGCGAGCAGGGCTATAACGAGACGACGATCGAGCAGATCGCCGCGGCCGCCGATGTCTCGCCGAGCACCTTCTTCCGCTACTTCCCGACCAAGGAGCAGCTGGTACTCGCCGACGACCTCGACCCGGTGATCATCGACGCGCTGCGCCGCCAGCCGCGTGACATCTCGCCGATGGCAGCCTTCCGCAACGCGGTGATCGAGGTCTTCGGGAATCTGCCTGCCGCCGAGATGGCCTTCGAGCAGGAGCGGCAGGCGCTGCTCTATCACGTACCCGAGCTGCGGTCTGCCATCGGCTTGGAGATCATGCGCAGCATCGATCTCGTCGCGGGTCTCTTGGCCGATCACCTCGGCAAGTCCGCCGACGACTTCGAGGTGCGAGCGGCGGCGGGCGCGATGGCGGGCGCTGCGCTGGCCATCTCGACGATGACGCCGATGAACACCGAGAACATCACCCGTCTACTGGATTTCCTGGATGCGGGCCTCCCGCTCGGACCGGACCACGAGGCCGAGTAGGGCTGAGGGTCCGGCTGGTTGGATTCCGTTCCACAGCCGTGGCTCGAGACCGAACCGGGCTACGTCGTGACATCTCAGGCGCGCCTGCGGCACTCGAGTGCACCAGGCGTTCGGGAGTGTCGTCGTTCACCGTCGCGAAGAAGCCGCCGATCACGTCCTCGATCTCGGCGATCGATTCCGCACAGTAGAGAATCGGCTGGTAGTGGGTGATGTCGTAGACCGCGTTGCCCATTTCAGCGACGTCGAGCGGGCGCAGCTCGGCCTGCCGGAACTCCTCGATCTCGCCGTAGGAGGACAGCAAACCAGCTCCATAGCACCGGATCTCGTCGCCTTCACGAACCACGCCGAATTCCATCGAGAACCAGAACACGTTGGCGAGGAATTTCAGCGCGCTTTCGCTGCTCAGCCTGCCCGCGGCCGCGCCGACCTCGGCATAGACGGCCGCGAACCGGGGGCTGGCGATCTGGTTGGCGTGCCCGATGATCTCGTGGATGGCATCGGGCTCCGGGGTATACAGCGGTGCCGTGTGGTGCCGGATGTACTGCGTGGAGTGAAAGATCCGATCAGCGAATGAGCCGAAGAACTGCCGCAGGGGCACCAGGCCCGCGGCCGGGACATAGCGGAACCCGCTGAGCGGCGCGAGCGCCGCGGACACCTCGTCCAACTGCGGGATGTGATCGTTCGGCAGAGCGAGCGCTTCGGCGGCCGCGAGCACCTCGGCGCTGGCGTATGTACGGTGCTTACGGGCGAGTTCGGCGGACGCGATCCGCCATACCTGCTGTTCCTCATCGGTGTAGGCGATGTGGGGGAGCGGTGAGCCTGGTGTGTAGTCCAGCGCCAGCGCGGCGATAGCGTTGCGCCGGGCCCGATAGTCCGCGTCGTGCACGCCAGGATGTTCGTCGCTCAGGTGCACCGTCACATCACCCTCGCCGGTGCGGGTCACCGGCGAGTACAACTGAGCCTCGCTGAACATGCCTCGATGCAAGCACCGCACGGCGC
The DNA window shown above is from Nocardia sp. NBC_01730 and carries:
- a CDS encoding D-alanyl-D-alanine carboxypeptidase family protein; this encodes MKIREFRRRATLCAGAVLAVAAIGAVTTPSLAAPSTTTTPFATPNTDDCPQKTQPPAPIDESEVPAPGQPTPTPLPVPTPPVGGARLGDCGVVLPQGAPPVPQDISAAAWLVSDLDTGEVLAAKDPHGRYRPASTIKVLLATVALRTLDLDKVVVGTQADADVDGTKVGIGSGGLYTNRQLLHALIMASGNDAAHAIAAQLGGDAATVAKMNEVAKSLRALDTRAASPSGLDGPGMSTSAYDLALLFSEAMTIPLFAELIHTEQVDFPGYPADPRIPGDIDHPGFLIGNDNHLLYNYEGALGGKTGFTDDARQTFVAAAQRDGRRLAVTLLKADVLPLRPWEQAARLLDYSFALPRGTSIGNLHEATVQSTQTDIALAAPPARGGGYSAAPPAEDRRVSTRTLLIVGGIILIFALLVGARKANRRR
- a CDS encoding MFS transporter gives rise to the protein MKTDSTRRWLALGALAVAMLTIGLDVTVLTVALPTLAVDLNANTSALQWFSSAYTLALAAVMLPAGALGDRYGRKKFLLAALLLFGVASIACTVSTSAGQLIAARVVLGIAAAAMMPLSMSVLPAMFPEPVERQRALTIWITSTAMGLPLGPIVGGWLLRNFWWGSVFLINVPMVVIGAVAVAVLVPESRSTHRFRIDLPGAVLSAAGMLGLTYGFIRIGEEGWGDGLAWATVLAGALLLGAFGAWQRRTTQPLVEIALFATDGFRWGTAFSIMVNFAMFGMFFAVPQYFQAVLGVDALGSGLRLLPLIGGLLVGSRLVDRVLPKLGVRVVLTAGFALLAGSLALGALTTVDSGYGRTALWITLLGAGMGLVLPAAMGLAMGELTAERSGSGSALLQALRQAGGTIGVAVLGSVLSTRYRSELDELNRDPIADGVNAGVATAHKLGDPSVLHQVQNAFIGGMGAMLWACAALCLLSAAVAAAFVRAKRPVEVAEPGTAESIHVG
- a CDS encoding acyl-CoA-like ligand-binding transcription factor, yielding MSVELPANGTAQGLRERKKERTRRTIRLEAFRLFREQGYNETTIEQIAAAADVSPSTFFRYFPTKEQLVLADDLDPVIIDALRRQPRDISPMAAFRNAVIEVFGNLPAAEMAFEQERQALLYHVPELRSAIGLEIMRSIDLVAGLLADHLGKSADDFEVRAAAGAMAGAALAISTMTPMNTENITRLLDFLDAGLPLGPDHEAE